In Pseudomonadota bacterium, a single genomic region encodes these proteins:
- a CDS encoding WbqC family protein has protein sequence MKLAIHQPEFLPWLGFFNKMVLADLYVVFDHVQFKKRYFENRNRIVSPNGEISFIGVPVVSKGRYTQAIKDVEIDNTQKWKEKLLKNIVRNYSKAPYFKNYYNQMENIVSAKDYGYLIDFNMAMIEFFRDALGIMTPMIYSSQLNVDEYKASELILQICILEHAYIYLCGYSGRDYLRQEDFQEKGVYIEWLDYVTPNYNQLCQKFTPYMSTLDLLFNCGEKSLETIKGQGKREEG, from the coding sequence ATGAAATTAGCCATTCATCAGCCTGAATTTCTACCATGGCTTGGGTTTTTCAATAAGATGGTCTTGGCAGACCTTTATGTTGTATTTGATCATGTGCAATTTAAAAAACGGTATTTTGAAAACCGTAACCGGATTGTTTCCCCTAATGGAGAAATATCATTTATCGGTGTTCCCGTTGTTTCGAAAGGCAGGTATACCCAGGCAATTAAAGATGTTGAAATTGACAATACGCAGAAATGGAAAGAAAAACTTCTAAAGAATATCGTTCGTAATTACAGTAAAGCCCCCTACTTCAAAAACTATTATAATCAGATGGAAAACATTGTTAGTGCAAAGGACTATGGGTATCTTATTGATTTTAATATGGCAATGATAGAATTCTTCAGAGACGCATTGGGAATTATGACCCCCATGATTTACTCTTCACAGTTGAACGTTGATGAATACAAGGCTTCCGAATTGATTTTACAGATATGTATTTTAGAACATGCATATATATATTTATGCGGATATTCTGGCAGAGATTATCTGAGACAGGAAGATTTTCAAGAGAAAGGTGTTTATATCGAATGGCTTGATTATGTAACACCTAACTATAATCAGTTATGCCAAAAATTCACCCCCTATATGTCTACCCTTGATTTGCTTTTTAATTGTGGTGAGAAAAGCTTAGAAACAATCAAGGGACAAGGAAAAAGAGAGGAAGGTTAG
- a CDS encoding PIG-L family deacetylase, with protein MKILAIGAHFDDIELGCGGTLIKHREKGDEIYLLVVTHSAYESSTKGLNREKAVARAEGKRSAHVLGATLICCDKEPITLVSTEKLVQEIEEIVDRLKPDRVYTHQPNDSHADHAAIGFVSMRACRKCDEVFLYRSNWYIMDNTQDDNYYSDISDYIEQKVELLELFESEMKNVNYSWIDFVKRQNMASGAKVNVMYAETFRIVKMFWK; from the coding sequence ATGAAGATATTAGCTATTGGTGCACATTTTGACGACATAGAATTGGGTTGCGGCGGGACACTCATTAAGCATAGAGAAAAAGGTGACGAGATTTATCTTCTCGTTGTTACCCATTCTGCCTATGAGAGTTCTACGAAAGGTTTAAACAGAGAGAAGGCAGTTGCAAGAGCAGAGGGTAAAAGGAGTGCCCACGTTTTAGGGGCCACATTAATCTGTTGTGACAAAGAACCAATTACTTTAGTTTCTACCGAAAAACTTGTTCAGGAGATTGAAGAGATCGTAGACAGACTAAAGCCTGACCGTGTTTACACTCATCAACCCAACGATAGTCATGCAGACCACGCTGCGATAGGGTTTGTTTCCATGCGTGCATGCAGGAAGTGTGACGAAGTATTTTTATATCGAAGTAACTGGTATATTATGGATAATACCCAGGATGACAATTACTATTCTGACATATCCGATTATATCGAACAGAAGGTTGAGCTTTTAGAATTGTTTGAATCTGAGATGAAGAACGTCAACTATTCATGGATAGATTTTGTAAAAAGGCAGAATATGGCCTCTGGCGCTAAGGTAAACGTGATGTACGCAGAAACATTTCGAATTGTGAAAATGTTTTGGAAATAG
- a CDS encoding transposase, with protein sequence MERVPKSVFTKEFKEEAVKMVTEGQLTIPEIGRRLSIPKLTLAHWVKIAKEGTLNTNRKQRPVIGEEMELTRLKRETTNPWYLSGHNPCHHLRRWSLTME encoded by the coding sequence ATGGAAAGGGTTCCAAAAAGTGTATTCACAAAGGAGTTCAAAGAGGAAGCAGTGAAAATGGTTACGGAGGGCCAATTGACCATACCGGAGATTGGGCGCAGATTATCAATCCCCAAGTTAACTTTAGCTCATTGGGTTAAGATAGCGAAGGAAGGTACATTAAATACCAACAGGAAACAAAGACCGGTTATCGGAGAGGAAATGGAGCTTACCCGCCTGAAGCGTGAGACAACAAACCCATGGTACCTTTCAGGACATAATCCATGCCACCACCTCAGGCGGTGGTCATTAACAATGGAGTGA